In Gemmatimonadales bacterium, the following are encoded in one genomic region:
- a CDS encoding PDZ domain-containing protein encodes MLCRRSAVPLAAALLLPAAASAQSSAPLLLREPALSATEICFTYGGDLWTVPRAGGAAHRLTASPGTETGCHYSRDGRWIAYTNTLNRNPDVYVIPAGGGRPRRLTWNPSADRVRGWTDDGRVLFMSDRDGIALTTALGAPRLFAQAPDAVRPTPVDLPSVWDGAFSTDGKRLAYVPFPPANRAWKRYRGGRTTPIWIATLADASLEKLPREGSTDQFPMWIGDTVYFVSDRDGPATLYAFDTRSKRVARRIENRGLDLKSASAGPGAIVYEQFGALGLYEVATGKTTPVPVTLAGELTGTLPHWVPVSDQLVHPALSPTGVRAAFEARGEIVTVPGKKGDARNLTRTPAATERSPVWSPDGQTLAYFSDAGGPYHLELRAQSGAGKPRSLSLGDNDTYYFHPVWSPDGKRIAYATSRGELWYVEVANGHTTKVDTDPLGPASDGLPPPSWSPDSRWLAYARSIKNRLGAVFVYDVGSGKATQVTDGMSDVRTPAFDAGGKYLYFVASTDAGPASDFSMTTYDHPITRSLYAIVLRAEDPSPMAPESDEEKAKGDSAAVSAAKAAAGDVKGAKAAKPGKDTTGAVRPPEPVRIDFAGIDQRTVALPADPRNYIAVLPGQAGTLLLAEQPLVPIDQQPDTTLPVTLHKFDLGARKTEQLMTDVGDYDLSRDGKMLLAKVHDAWSIAPFGAPGAPGAAGPAAPAGPPAGNALAGPGDDSAGGPLKTDDIQVLADPRAEWAEMYHEAFRLQRAFFYDPGYHGLDLDRTERFYAKYVDGLGGRSDLDYLLEEVFGNLTVGHLFVGSPDEAPAKTPENGLLGADYTIENGHWRFSRVYAGENWNPQSVAPLTQPGVNVRAGEYLLAVNGQPLAPADDVDQALEGLAGKAVVLRVGPKPDGTGARDVTVVPVPSEAMLRHLAWIDHNRRVVDSLSGGKLAYIYVPNTANEGYSRFNRYFFAQQDRQGAVVDERFNGGGNIADYMVDYLRREAPFNYTTVRYGADLPIPAGAIYGPKAMLINEYAGSGGDELPWLFRRYKVGPLIGTRTWGGLVGIGGYPPLMDGGYVTAPRISLWTAEGDYAIENKGVAPDVEVEFEPAAWRAGRDAQLERAVKVVLAELERRPPAGPKRPAFPTWAKGKDPK; translated from the coding sequence ATGCTCTGCCGTCGGTCTGCCGTCCCCCTCGCCGCCGCGCTGCTCCTGCCGGCCGCCGCCTCCGCCCAGTCCTCCGCTCCTCTGCTCCTGCGAGAGCCGGCGCTCAGCGCCACCGAGATCTGTTTCACCTACGGCGGCGACCTCTGGACGGTGCCGCGCGCGGGCGGTGCCGCGCACCGGCTCACCGCCTCACCCGGCACCGAGACCGGCTGCCACTATTCCCGCGACGGCCGCTGGATCGCCTACACCAACACGCTCAACCGGAACCCGGATGTCTACGTGATCCCGGCCGGCGGGGGTCGCCCCAGGCGACTCACCTGGAATCCCTCCGCCGACCGCGTGCGCGGCTGGACCGACGACGGGCGCGTGCTCTTCATGTCCGACCGCGACGGTATCGCCCTGACGACAGCGCTGGGCGCGCCGCGGCTGTTCGCGCAGGCGCCGGATGCCGTGCGGCCGACCCCCGTCGATCTGCCGAGCGTGTGGGATGGGGCGTTCAGTACCGACGGCAAGCGGCTGGCCTACGTCCCCTTCCCCCCGGCGAACCGTGCCTGGAAGCGCTACCGCGGCGGGAGGACGACGCCGATCTGGATCGCCACGCTCGCCGACGCGTCGCTCGAGAAGTTGCCCCGCGAGGGCTCGACCGATCAGTTCCCGATGTGGATCGGCGACACGGTGTATTTCGTGAGCGACCGCGACGGGCCGGCCACGCTCTACGCCTTCGACACCCGGTCGAAGCGGGTCGCCCGACGGATCGAGAACCGTGGACTCGACCTCAAGTCGGCGTCCGCGGGCCCGGGCGCGATCGTCTACGAGCAGTTCGGCGCGCTGGGGCTCTACGAGGTCGCCACCGGCAAAACGACGCCGGTCCCGGTTACGCTGGCAGGGGAGCTCACCGGCACGCTGCCGCACTGGGTCCCTGTAAGTGACCAGCTGGTGCATCCCGCGCTGTCGCCCACCGGCGTGCGCGCCGCCTTCGAGGCGCGGGGTGAGATCGTCACGGTGCCTGGGAAGAAGGGCGACGCACGGAATCTCACGCGCACGCCCGCCGCCACCGAGCGTTCCCCGGTCTGGTCGCCCGATGGGCAGACGCTCGCGTACTTCTCGGACGCCGGGGGCCCCTACCATCTCGAGCTCCGCGCCCAGAGCGGCGCCGGCAAGCCGCGCAGCCTCTCACTGGGCGACAACGACACCTACTACTTCCATCCGGTGTGGTCCCCCGACGGGAAGCGGATCGCCTACGCCACCTCGCGCGGCGAGCTCTGGTACGTGGAGGTGGCGAACGGGCACACCACCAAGGTCGACACCGATCCGCTCGGCCCGGCATCGGACGGGCTCCCGCCGCCGTCCTGGTCGCCCGACTCGCGCTGGCTCGCCTACGCTCGCTCCATCAAGAACCGGCTCGGTGCCGTGTTCGTGTACGATGTGGGGAGCGGCAAGGCCACACAGGTGACCGACGGCATGAGCGACGTGCGCACGCCGGCATTCGATGCGGGCGGCAAGTACCTCTACTTCGTCGCGAGCACCGACGCCGGCCCTGCGAGCGACTTCAGCATGACGACGTATGACCACCCGATCACCCGGAGCCTCTACGCCATCGTGCTCCGGGCCGAGGATCCGTCGCCGATGGCGCCCGAGAGCGACGAGGAGAAGGCGAAGGGCGACAGCGCGGCCGTGAGTGCCGCCAAGGCGGCGGCCGGCGACGTGAAGGGCGCGAAAGCGGCCAAGCCCGGCAAGGACACCACCGGTGCGGTGAGGCCACCCGAGCCGGTGCGGATCGACTTTGCCGGCATAGACCAGCGCACCGTGGCGCTCCCGGCCGATCCGCGGAACTACATCGCCGTCCTGCCGGGCCAGGCGGGTACGCTACTGCTCGCCGAGCAGCCCCTCGTGCCCATCGACCAGCAGCCGGACACGACCCTACCGGTGACACTGCACAAGTTCGACCTGGGCGCGCGGAAGACCGAGCAGCTCATGACCGATGTCGGCGACTACGACCTGTCACGCGACGGCAAGATGCTCCTGGCCAAGGTACACGACGCGTGGAGCATCGCCCCGTTTGGTGCCCCGGGCGCACCCGGAGCCGCCGGACCGGCCGCGCCGGCGGGCCCACCCGCCGGCAATGCGCTGGCGGGTCCGGGCGACGACAGCGCGGGTGGGCCGCTCAAGACCGACGACATCCAGGTCCTCGCCGACCCGCGTGCCGAGTGGGCCGAGATGTATCACGAGGCGTTCCGGCTGCAGCGCGCCTTCTTTTACGACCCGGGATACCACGGACTCGACCTGGACCGCACCGAGCGGTTCTATGCGAAATATGTCGACGGCCTCGGCGGCCGGTCGGACCTCGACTACCTGCTCGAGGAGGTGTTCGGCAACCTGACGGTGGGCCACCTGTTCGTCGGCTCGCCCGACGAGGCGCCGGCGAAGACGCCGGAGAACGGGCTGCTCGGCGCCGACTATACCATCGAGAACGGGCACTGGCGCTTCTCCCGGGTCTACGCCGGGGAGAACTGGAACCCCCAGTCGGTCGCCCCGCTCACGCAGCCGGGCGTGAACGTGCGAGCCGGCGAGTATCTGCTGGCCGTCAACGGCCAGCCGCTGGCGCCGGCGGACGACGTCGACCAGGCGCTGGAGGGGCTGGCGGGCAAGGCGGTAGTGCTGCGCGTCGGGCCGAAGCCGGACGGGACAGGTGCACGCGACGTGACCGTGGTACCCGTCCCGAGCGAGGCGATGCTCCGCCACCTCGCCTGGATCGACCACAACCGGCGCGTAGTGGACAGCCTCTCGGGTGGAAAGCTCGCCTACATCTATGTGCCGAACACGGCGAACGAAGGGTACAGCCGCTTCAACCGCTACTTCTTCGCGCAGCAGGATCGGCAGGGCGCGGTGGTGGACGAGCGCTTCAACGGCGGCGGCAACATCGCCGATTACATGGTGGACTACCTCCGCCGCGAGGCACCGTTCAACTATACCACCGTCCGATACGGGGCCGACCTGCCGATCCCGGCGGGGGCCATCTATGGGCCGAAGGCGATGCTCATCAACGAGTATGCCGGCTCGGGCGGCGACGAGCTGCCCTGGCTTTTCCGCCGGTACAAGGTCGGCCCGCTCATCGGGACCCGGACGTGGGGCGGACTCGTCGGCATTGGCGGATACCCGCCGCTGATGGACGGTGGCTACGTGACGGCGCCGCGCATCTCGCTGTGGACGGCGGAAGGAGACTATGCGATCGAGAACAAGGGCGTGGCACCCGACGTCGAGGTGGAGTTCGAGCCCGCGGCATGGCGCGCGGGGCGCGACGCGCAGCTCGAGCGGGCGGTGAAGGTAGTGCTGGCCGAGCTCGAGCGGCGGCCGCCGGCCGGGCCCAAGCGGCCGGCGTTCCCGACGTGGGCGAAAGGCAAGGACCCGAAGTAG
- a CDS encoding potassium/proton antiporter produces the protein MGHGLKYVPALAPPATRGLSSTAMTVHEPTATALLLTTCGLLLGVSVLFSRASQRIGVPIALLFLLIGMLAGSEGVGGIAFADYGFAFRLGSLALALILFDGGLNTPLQAMRRSWAPASVLATVGVALTGALLAVPAHAWGLSWPEALLLGAIVSSTDAASVFAILRGSGLQLRRRVGTTLELESGLNDPVAVILTTALTTNLLRPGETDAWHVGVEVLVQLAVGGILGVALGYWGRQLLARLHLQSGGLYPALTLALALLAYGATTLLHGSGFIAVYLAGLVLGNGPLPFRPGLLRVHDALAWLAQIGMFLVLGLLVFPSRMEAVAFSGLGLAVLLAFVVRPLVVALCLLPFRYSARESLYIGWVGLRGAVPIVLATFPVLAGAPGAPRIFDLVFFIVVVNALVPGGTVAWVTRRLGLQAKEPPAPPAVLTIESRLPLEGDLLSFYIDEAVLVAGMSLDELDFPEGASIALIVRGNQLLPARGATVLQPGDHVYVLARPEDRPLVQLMFGRPEEG, from the coding sequence ATGGGTCATGGGCTCAAGTATGTCCCGGCCCTGGCGCCGCCCGCCACCCGGGGGCTAAGCTCGACTGCCATGACCGTGCACGAGCCCACCGCCACCGCCCTGCTGCTCACCACCTGCGGCCTCCTGCTGGGCGTGAGTGTGCTCTTCAGCCGGGCGTCGCAGCGGATCGGCGTGCCCATCGCGCTGCTGTTTCTGCTCATCGGCATGCTGGCCGGCTCCGAGGGCGTCGGCGGGATCGCCTTCGCCGACTATGGCTTCGCCTTCCGCCTCGGCTCGCTGGCGCTGGCTCTGATCCTGTTCGACGGCGGACTCAACACCCCGCTGCAGGCGATGCGCCGCTCCTGGGCGCCCGCATCGGTGCTGGCCACGGTGGGCGTCGCGCTCACCGGCGCGCTGCTGGCCGTGCCCGCCCACGCGTGGGGACTCTCCTGGCCCGAGGCGCTGCTGCTCGGCGCCATCGTCTCCTCCACCGACGCCGCATCGGTGTTCGCCATTCTGCGGGGCAGCGGGCTCCAGCTTCGCCGGCGGGTCGGCACCACGCTGGAGCTGGAGTCCGGACTCAACGACCCGGTGGCCGTCATCCTGACGACCGCGCTCACCACCAACCTGCTGCGCCCCGGTGAGACCGACGCGTGGCACGTCGGAGTGGAAGTCCTGGTGCAGCTCGCCGTGGGCGGCATCCTCGGCGTGGCACTGGGCTACTGGGGGCGCCAGCTCCTGGCTCGGCTGCACCTCCAGAGCGGTGGGCTCTATCCCGCGCTCACCCTGGCGCTGGCCCTCCTGGCCTACGGCGCCACCACCCTGCTGCACGGCAGTGGCTTCATCGCGGTCTACCTGGCCGGACTGGTGCTGGGCAACGGACCGCTCCCATTTCGGCCGGGATTGCTCCGGGTGCACGACGCGCTCGCGTGGCTGGCTCAGATCGGCATGTTCCTGGTGCTGGGCCTACTGGTATTTCCCTCTCGAATGGAGGCGGTGGCGTTCTCCGGGCTCGGGCTCGCGGTGCTGCTCGCCTTCGTGGTGCGCCCGCTGGTGGTGGCGCTCTGTCTCCTCCCATTCCGCTACTCGGCGCGGGAGAGTCTCTACATCGGATGGGTCGGCCTCCGGGGCGCGGTGCCGATCGTGCTGGCCACCTTTCCGGTGCTCGCGGGAGCGCCGGGCGCGCCGCGGATCTTCGACCTGGTCTTCTTCATCGTGGTGGTGAACGCGCTGGTGCCGGGCGGCACCGTGGCCTGGGTCACCCGCCGGCTGGGCCTGCAGGCCAAGGAGCCGCCGGCGCCGCCCGCGGTGCTCACCATCGAGTCCCGGCTGCCGCTGGAGGGCGATCTCCTTTCCTTCTATATAGACGAGGCGGTGCTGGTGGCGGGCATGTCGCTCGACGAGCTGGACTTTCCGGAGGGTGCGTCGATCGCGCTGATCGTGCGGGGAAACCAGTTGCTGCCGGCGCGCGGAGCCACCGTGCTCCAGCCGGGCGACCACGTGTACGTGCTGGCCCGGCCGGAGGACCGGCCACTGGTGCAGCTGATGTTCGGCCGGCCGGAGGAAGGGTAG
- a CDS encoding cation:proton antiporter, giving the protein MTHDSFPALLALVGIVIIVSSLLSGVVERTGLPQVAIFLLIGAVLGPAGLGLVDLRLESPALQVIATLGLVLVLFSDAIGADIGEIRQQRRLAALILGPGTLLPAAITALAAWLLLGLPPAAAAILGAALASTDPVLLRTLIRHPSLPPSARLALRLESGMNDVILLPIVVLCMLTLQAGIAAPAWEIESRAVGLFLLGPMLGAFAGWVAITLLDQVRRRVGVRRDYESLYALGVAFSAYAAAEAVGGSGFLAAFGAGLVIAALDVELCDCFLDYGEASAEMFLLLTFVAFGAGLIWTGFRVAGDWRVLLFAVVALGGRTAALFPVLRGSVVGERDRNIIAMFGPRGLSSLLLVLLPVFAGIPGAEQLFEITSLVVLLSVVVHGGGIALYLRRHGGAAAVSAPSDTARPQLADTGFHPASSSHPQLADTAFHVTPLPRARPASVDGEPVPERITIQEFRDLHRSGEPIVVGDVRTERSYRDDPHIGTGAIRLPPDDAVRLARQKSLDQHATIVLYCA; this is encoded by the coding sequence ATGACCCATGACAGCTTCCCCGCGCTGCTCGCCCTGGTGGGCATCGTCATTATCGTCTCGTCTCTGCTCTCCGGAGTAGTCGAGCGGACCGGGCTCCCCCAGGTTGCCATCTTCCTCCTGATCGGCGCCGTGCTCGGCCCCGCGGGGCTGGGGCTGGTGGATCTGCGCCTGGAGTCGCCCGCGCTCCAGGTGATCGCGACGCTGGGCCTGGTGCTGGTGCTGTTCAGCGACGCCATCGGAGCGGACATCGGCGAGATCCGGCAGCAGCGCCGGCTCGCGGCGCTTATCCTGGGTCCAGGGACGCTCCTGCCCGCCGCCATCACCGCGCTCGCGGCCTGGCTCCTGCTCGGCCTCCCACCGGCGGCAGCGGCCATCCTGGGCGCCGCCCTCGCCTCGACCGATCCGGTCCTGCTGCGGACCCTGATCCGCCACCCCAGCCTGCCCCCCTCGGCCCGGCTCGCGCTTCGTCTGGAGAGCGGGATGAACGACGTGATCCTGCTTCCCATCGTGGTGCTCTGCATGCTGACCCTCCAGGCCGGCATCGCCGCGCCGGCCTGGGAGATCGAGAGCCGCGCGGTGGGCCTCTTCCTGCTCGGGCCCATGCTGGGCGCGTTTGCCGGCTGGGTGGCGATCACCCTGCTGGACCAGGTGCGCCGGCGGGTCGGCGTCCGGCGGGATTACGAGTCGCTCTATGCGCTGGGGGTGGCGTTCTCCGCCTACGCGGCAGCTGAGGCGGTGGGCGGGAGCGGGTTCCTGGCGGCCTTCGGGGCCGGGCTGGTGATCGCGGCGCTGGACGTCGAGCTGTGCGACTGCTTCCTCGACTACGGCGAGGCGTCGGCGGAGATGTTCCTGCTGCTCACCTTCGTGGCGTTCGGCGCGGGGCTCATCTGGACGGGGTTCCGGGTGGCGGGGGACTGGCGGGTGCTGCTGTTCGCGGTGGTGGCGCTGGGCGGACGGACGGCGGCGCTCTTTCCGGTGCTTCGGGGCTCCGTCGTGGGGGAGCGGGACCGCAATATCATTGCGATGTTCGGCCCGCGGGGCCTGAGCTCCCTCCTGCTGGTGCTGCTGCCGGTATTCGCCGGGATTCCGGGCGCGGAGCAGCTGTTCGAGATCACCTCACTGGTGGTGCTGCTGTCGGTGGTGGTGCATGGTGGCGGCATCGCACTCTATCTGCGGCGGCACGGCGGGGCGGCCGCGGTGTCCGCTCCGTCGGATACGGCCCGTCCCCAGTTGGCGGACACCGGGTTTCACCCCGCATCGTCGTCGCATCCGCAGCTCGCGGATACGGCCTTCCACGTCACCCCGCTTCCGCGCGCTCGACCGGCGTCGGTGGACGGCGAGCCGGTACCCGAGCGGATCACCATCCAGGAGTTCCGCGACCTGCACCGGTCCGGCGAGCCAATCGTGGTGGGCGACGTCCGCACCGAGCGGAGCTACCGGGACGATCCCCACATCGGCACCGGCGCCATCCGCCTGCCGCCGGACGATGCGGTGCGGCTGGCGCGGCAGAAGAGCCTCGACCAGCACGCCACCATCGTCCTCTACTGTGCGTGA